In Phycisphaerales bacterium, the sequence TGAGCGAGTATCTGTGGAAGTTGGAGCAGCCCGCGCATGCCGTCGCGAACCAGTACTTCGTCGGCGCCATCAATCGCGTGGGACACGAGAAGCCATGGGAGATCGGCGAGTTCTATGGGCAGTCGTACTTCTGCGACCCGCGCGGGCAGATGGTCGCGACGGCGAGCCGCGATCGTGACGAGGTGCTTGTCGCCGACCTCGACCTCGAGCAGATCCGCGAGGCGCGGCAGGTGTGGCAGTTCTTCCGAGACCGACGGCCCGAGACGTATCGAGAGATCTCGCGGGCGGTTCGCGGACGGGGCCAGTAGGAGCGCGAGGAGTCGCTTCGACCGTGGCTCATTCGGGAGGAGATTCCGACGAGCCGCAGCAGGCTGCTGAATGTGGGCGTGGGAGACGACGGGGACTGACGAGGTGGCGATCGAGGGGGCGGGTGACGGTCGCACCCTATGGTTGAGGCATGGCCCTGCTCTTTGGTGAAAAAGCCCTTGTTGGAATGGTGCACGTGGACGCGCTGCCCGGGACGCCGCGGCATCGGTTGCCGATGCGCGAGATCGTGGCGAACGCCGTGCGCGAGGCTCGTGTGCTGGTCGAGGCGGGGTTTGACGCGCTCATCGTCGAGAACATGCACGACGCGCCGTATGTCTGTGCGCCGGGGGTGGGGGGGGGGGTCACGGGTGCGGGCGGGATGGGCGGCGGGTCGCTTGGGCCCGAGATCACCGCGGCGATGACGCGGGTCGCTGTGGCCGTGCGTGAGGCCGTGCCCCAGATGCCCTGCGGCGTGCAGATTCTGTCGGGGGCGCACCGCGAGGCGCTCTGCGTCGCGATGACGGCGGAGTTGGACTTCATCCGCTGCGAGAACTTCGTCTACGCCCACGTCGCCGACGAGGGGATCATGGCGACGGCGGCGGCGGGCGACCTGCTCCGATACCGGCGGACGATCGGCGCCGAGCGTGTGCGTGTGCTCGCGGACATCAAGAAGAAGCACGCCGCCCACGCGATCACCGGCGATGTGTCCCTGATCGACGCGGCCCAGGCGGCGGAGTTCTTCGGGGCCGACGGCGTGATCGTCACGGGGAGCGCCACGGGCAAGCCGACCGACCCGCAGGACGTGGCCGAGGCGAAGGCGGCGGTCAAGATCCCCGTCGTCGTGGGGAGCGGGGCGACGGCGGAGAGCGTCCGCACGCTGCTCAAGCACGCCGACGCGATCATCGTGGGGTCGTCGATCAAGTACGGCGGAGTGTGGTCGAACCCGATCTCGCTGGAGCGATGCCGGGCGTTCGTCGCCGCGGCGCGGGGAACGTAACACCCAGCACTCCCCCCCACCCCC encodes:
- a CDS encoding BtpA family membrane complex biogenesis protein, whose protein sequence is MALLFGEKALVGMVHVDALPGTPRHRLPMREIVANAVREARVLVEAGFDALIVENMHDAPYVCAPGVGGGVTGAGGMGGGSLGPEITAAMTRVAVAVREAVPQMPCGVQILSGAHREALCVAMTAELDFIRCENFVYAHVADEGIMATAAAGDLLRYRRTIGAERVRVLADIKKKHAAHAITGDVSLIDAAQAAEFFGADGVIVTGSATGKPTDPQDVAEAKAAVKIPVVVGSGATAESVRTLLKHADAIIVGSSIKYGGVWSNPISLERCRAFVAAARGT